Proteins encoded in a region of the Halosimplex halophilum genome:
- a CDS encoding cob(I)yrinic acid a,c-diamide adenosyltransferase, which translates to MKIYTGRGDEGQTDLRDMSRVSKASPRIEAYGTVDEVNAMVGSVRPTGHDDVDDLLREVQNHLHVVQADFANPDPDEDDPRVREGHVEAVEDSIDEFDAELEPLENFVLPGGSEPGARLHRARAVCRRAERRAVAFAESEDGVNETAVVYLNRLSDLLFTLARAVNQREGVPEEQPTY; encoded by the coding sequence ATGAAGATCTACACCGGCCGCGGCGACGAGGGCCAGACGGACCTGCGGGACATGTCCCGCGTCTCGAAGGCCAGCCCGCGCATCGAGGCCTACGGCACCGTCGACGAGGTCAACGCCATGGTCGGGTCGGTCCGTCCCACCGGCCACGACGACGTGGACGACCTCCTGCGCGAGGTGCAGAACCACCTCCACGTCGTCCAGGCGGACTTCGCCAACCCCGACCCCGACGAGGACGACCCCCGCGTCCGCGAGGGCCACGTCGAGGCGGTCGAGGACAGCATCGACGAGTTCGACGCGGAGCTCGAACCCCTGGAGAACTTCGTCCTCCCCGGCGGGTCCGAACCCGGCGCGCGGCTCCACCGGGCGCGGGCGGTCTGCCGGCGCGCCGAGCGCCGCGCGGTCGCGTTCGCCGAAAGCGAAGACGGCGTCAACGAGACGGCCGTCGTCTACCTCAACCGGCTGTCGGACCTCCTCTTCACGCTCGCCCGCGCGGTGAACCAGCGGGAGGGTGTCCCCGAGGAACAGCCGACGTACTGA
- a CDS encoding DUF7282 domain-containing protein — protein sequence MSGIASRRVVAALAIALALATPLAVASVQAHGNHVAADSQVTDDGTVLVEAVSSIRPGFVVLRADAGGRPGEPLGSVYVGRTPDLTYRTSVPVPLEESVWAEWDGNRTIWAVLHGDANGNEEFDYGTDLAVTNVNPAASTQVTVRRSESGRASVLAAGFDPQPIDDGTITVRRADLPTAGHLVVYPTGSNRSVGSRSLPAGTHRNVTVPLNESFLADRTRDFRVRVAAHRDRGDGVFGPSDPPITAGDRVVDTYFAVAPGNATDDRPLVNTPTVTTAPERSATDGPTAEGAAPGTDTDAPTSAPADGTTDSAPTTDGTAGSGAGFGAALAALAVGLAALVAVARSASQR from the coding sequence ATGTCGGGGATCGCATCGCGTCGGGTCGTCGCCGCCCTGGCGATCGCGCTCGCGCTGGCCACGCCGCTGGCCGTCGCGAGCGTCCAGGCCCACGGCAACCACGTCGCCGCGGACTCGCAGGTGACCGACGACGGCACCGTCCTCGTCGAGGCGGTGTCGTCGATCCGGCCGGGGTTCGTCGTCCTCCGCGCGGACGCCGGCGGCCGACCGGGCGAGCCGCTCGGCTCGGTCTACGTCGGCCGGACGCCGGACCTGACCTACCGGACGAGCGTCCCGGTCCCGCTCGAGGAGTCCGTCTGGGCCGAGTGGGACGGCAACCGGACGATTTGGGCGGTGCTGCACGGCGACGCCAACGGCAACGAGGAGTTCGACTACGGGACCGACCTGGCGGTGACGAACGTCAACCCCGCGGCGAGCACGCAGGTTACGGTCCGCAGGAGCGAGTCCGGCCGGGCCAGCGTGCTCGCGGCCGGGTTCGACCCCCAGCCGATAGACGACGGGACGATCACGGTCCGCCGGGCCGACCTGCCGACGGCGGGCCACCTCGTCGTCTACCCGACGGGGTCGAATCGCTCGGTCGGCTCCCGGTCGCTCCCGGCGGGGACCCACCGGAACGTCACCGTCCCGCTGAACGAGTCGTTCCTCGCCGACCGGACCCGCGACTTCCGGGTCCGGGTCGCCGCCCACCGCGACCGCGGCGACGGCGTCTTCGGCCCGTCGGACCCGCCGATCACCGCCGGCGACCGGGTCGTCGACACCTACTTCGCCGTCGCGCCCGGGAACGCGACCGACGACCGGCCGCTCGTCAACACCCCCACGGTGACGACCGCGCCCGAACGGTCGGCGACGGACGGACCGACCGCGGAGGGCGCCGCTCCCGGAACTGACACGGACGCCCCGACGAGCGCGCCGGCCGACGGGACGACCGACTCGGCGCCCACGACGGACGGTACCGCAGGTTCGGGGGCAGGCTTCGGCGCCGCGCTCGCCGCGCTGGCGGTCGGCCTCGCCGCGCTGGTCGCGGTCGCGCGGTCAGCGAGTCAGAGGTAG
- a CDS encoding glycoside hydrolase family 3 N-terminal domain-containing protein — MPSSDADPEYQRPDLPVSRRVSDLLDRMTVEEKAGQLVGTWAGQMHREVDVAEVKELVREKHLGCAAPFGWGGSAGTEVGEIVDIVNELQRVATEETRLGIPLFFNVDAVHGHAYVAGSAVFPNGLGAAATWDPDLVEAGARVTATEVAATGAHQNYGPTCDVGRDPRWGRVFETFGESPRLVAELAAAKVRGYQGEGIEADDTVVATAKHFPAYSEPERGEDAAPVDVSEYKLRNTFVPPFEAALEAGVESVMPCYNSINGEPVHGSERWLTDLLRGDLGFDGTIVSDWGGVRHLTDDHRTAADLREATYDARTAGLDVASVGNDPEAEELVDLVESGDLSESVLDASVERVLERKFRMGLFEDPYVETEEAVETVGADDHQAAALETAREAMTLLKNDGILPLSGDEDVFVGGPNADDLVSQVGGWSVESAEHVDGTTIREEVGAHVDGEVTHEQGATHSETLDVDAAARKATDADVAVLALGEGWYLHEFGAGDPRTETGEFPTRERIALAEAQQELVEAVAETDTPVVGVLVTGRPLAVEHLDERADAVLMAYFPGTMGGKAVAETLVGENNPSGRLAVTVPRSGTQVDAHHDHLHQPRPIGDSEHPDSYDPLYPFGHGLSYTEFETGELSVDEPVVGPGDTVELDVAVENVGDRRGTEVVQVYSRTEAKTLVMPERRLQAFERVDLDAGERATVTVEVPVENLGVYAPGDGHRVEAGDYDLVVDGEAVTVTVEGDYL, encoded by the coding sequence ATGCCATCGAGTGACGCGGATCCCGAGTATCAACGCCCGGATCTCCCCGTATCCCGGCGGGTCTCGGATCTGCTCGATCGGATGACCGTCGAAGAGAAGGCCGGTCAGCTAGTCGGAACGTGGGCCGGGCAGATGCACCGCGAGGTCGACGTGGCCGAGGTCAAGGAACTCGTCCGCGAGAAACACCTCGGCTGCGCGGCGCCCTTTGGCTGGGGCGGGTCGGCGGGGACCGAGGTCGGCGAGATCGTCGACATCGTCAACGAGCTCCAGCGGGTGGCGACCGAGGAGACGCGGCTCGGGATCCCCCTCTTCTTCAACGTCGACGCGGTCCACGGCCACGCCTACGTCGCCGGCTCGGCGGTGTTCCCCAACGGGCTGGGCGCGGCGGCGACGTGGGACCCCGACCTGGTCGAGGCCGGCGCGCGGGTCACCGCGACGGAGGTCGCGGCGACCGGCGCCCACCAGAACTACGGGCCGACCTGCGACGTGGGCCGGGACCCCCGGTGGGGCCGCGTGTTCGAGACGTTCGGCGAGAGCCCGCGGCTGGTCGCCGAGCTGGCCGCCGCGAAGGTGCGGGGCTACCAGGGCGAGGGGATCGAGGCCGACGACACCGTCGTCGCGACGGCGAAACACTTCCCGGCCTACAGCGAGCCCGAGCGCGGCGAGGACGCCGCGCCGGTCGACGTCTCGGAGTACAAGCTCCGCAACACGTTCGTCCCGCCGTTCGAGGCCGCCCTGGAGGCGGGCGTCGAGTCGGTGATGCCCTGTTACAACTCCATCAACGGCGAGCCCGTCCACGGCTCCGAGCGGTGGCTGACGGACCTGCTCCGGGGCGACCTGGGCTTCGACGGGACGATCGTCTCGGACTGGGGCGGCGTCCGCCACCTCACCGACGACCACAGGACCGCCGCGGACCTCCGGGAGGCGACCTACGACGCCCGCACGGCGGGCCTCGACGTGGCCTCCGTGGGCAACGACCCCGAAGCCGAGGAGCTGGTCGACCTCGTCGAGTCGGGCGACCTGTCGGAGTCGGTGCTCGACGCGAGCGTCGAGCGCGTCCTCGAACGCAAGTTCCGGATGGGGCTGTTCGAGGACCCCTACGTCGAGACGGAGGAGGCCGTCGAGACGGTCGGCGCGGACGACCACCAGGCGGCCGCCCTGGAGACCGCCCGCGAGGCGATGACCCTGCTGAAGAACGACGGGATCCTCCCCCTCTCTGGCGACGAGGACGTGTTCGTCGGCGGGCCGAACGCCGACGACCTGGTGAGTCAGGTCGGCGGCTGGTCGGTCGAGAGCGCGGAGCACGTCGACGGGACGACGATCCGCGAGGAGGTCGGCGCCCACGTCGACGGCGAGGTGACCCACGAGCAGGGGGCGACCCACAGCGAGACCCTCGACGTGGACGCGGCCGCCCGGAAGGCCACCGACGCCGACGTGGCCGTCCTCGCGCTCGGCGAGGGGTGGTACCTCCACGAGTTCGGCGCGGGCGACCCCCGCACCGAGACGGGCGAGTTCCCCACCCGCGAGCGGATCGCGCTGGCCGAGGCCCAGCAGGAACTGGTCGAGGCCGTCGCCGAGACGGACACGCCCGTCGTCGGCGTCCTCGTCACCGGTCGCCCGCTGGCGGTCGAGCACCTCGACGAGCGGGCCGACGCCGTGCTGATGGCCTACTTCCCCGGGACGATGGGCGGCAAGGCCGTCGCCGAGACGCTCGTCGGCGAGAACAACCCCAGCGGCCGGCTGGCGGTGACGGTCCCGCGCTCGGGCACCCAGGTCGACGCCCACCACGACCACCTCCACCAGCCCCGTCCCATCGGCGACTCCGAACACCCCGACTCCTACGACCCGCTCTACCCGTTCGGGCACGGCCTCTCCTACACCGAGTTCGAGACGGGCGAGCTCTCGGTCGACGAGCCGGTCGTCGGACCCGGCGACACCGTCGAACTCGACGTGGCCGTCGAGAACGTCGGCGACCGCCGCGGGACGGAGGTCGTCCAGGTGTACAGCCGGACGGAGGCGAAGACGCTCGTCATGCCCGAGCGGCGCCTCCAGGCGTTCGAGCGGGTCGACCTCGACGCCGGCGAGCGGGCGACCGTCACCGTCGAGGTCCCCGTCGAGAACCTGGGCGTCTACGCGCCCGGCGACGGCCACCGCGTCGAGGCCGGCGACTACGACCTGGTGGTCGACGGCGAGGCCGTCACGGTGACCGTCGAGGGCGACTACCTCTGA
- a CDS encoding DUF7350 domain-containing protein has translation MNRRRFLHSATGAAAVSVGLAGCLGGDDATETAPADPGPTTEPPRSPTADPTATPTPDGPGGVYVQSFRETMVLSGTATAGDYRVALLLAVPHRFWTVTLDERSVTEIEDGDDVHLMATVWDPETRTVLPGANLSVEVTRDDELVTQEVIYRMLSQRMGFHYGGNFRLDGDGTYTARLGVGGVSARTTGAFAGRFDESATIPVEFEWSKRVRERLKTEQLDQAGQRGALRPMEMGELPQPRAPKPADLPGAVLGTGRSDDAKLVTLQLPAADADRFTDGRPYLAVSARTPFNRLVLPAMGLSASVARGGETVFERSLDATLDPELGHHYGAALPERVRSGDEVTLSVGTPPQLSRHEGYERAFLQMDPATVTA, from the coding sequence ATGAACCGACGGAGATTCCTCCACTCCGCGACGGGCGCCGCGGCGGTCTCGGTCGGTCTCGCCGGCTGTCTCGGCGGGGACGACGCGACCGAAACCGCCCCGGCCGACCCCGGACCGACGACCGAACCGCCCCGGTCCCCGACCGCCGACCCGACGGCCACCCCGACGCCCGACGGTCCCGGCGGCGTCTACGTCCAGTCGTTCCGCGAGACGATGGTGCTGTCGGGGACGGCGACGGCCGGCGACTACCGGGTCGCCCTGCTGCTCGCGGTTCCCCACCGCTTCTGGACGGTCACCCTCGACGAGCGCTCGGTCACCGAGATCGAGGACGGCGACGACGTCCACCTGATGGCGACCGTCTGGGACCCCGAGACCCGGACGGTCCTCCCGGGCGCGAACCTCTCGGTCGAGGTCACCCGCGACGACGAGCTGGTCACCCAGGAGGTCATCTACCGGATGCTCTCCCAGCGGATGGGGTTTCACTACGGCGGCAACTTCCGGCTCGACGGCGACGGGACCTACACCGCACGGCTCGGCGTCGGCGGCGTGAGCGCGCGCACGACCGGCGCCTTCGCGGGCCGGTTCGACGAGAGCGCGACGATACCCGTCGAGTTCGAGTGGTCCAAGCGGGTGCGCGAACGGCTCAAGACCGAACAGCTCGACCAGGCGGGCCAGCGGGGCGCGCTCCGGCCGATGGAGATGGGCGAGCTGCCCCAGCCGCGCGCGCCGAAGCCCGCCGACCTCCCCGGGGCCGTCCTCGGGACCGGCCGCAGCGACGACGCGAAGCTCGTGACGCTCCAGCTCCCCGCGGCCGACGCCGACCGGTTCACCGACGGGCGGCCGTACCTCGCCGTCTCGGCGCGGACGCCGTTCAACCGGCTGGTCCTCCCCGCGATGGGGCTGTCGGCGTCGGTCGCCCGCGGCGGCGAGACGGTCTTCGAGCGGTCGCTCGACGCCACGCTCGACCCGGAGCTGGGCCACCACTACGGCGCGGCGCTGCCCGAGCGGGTCCGGTCCGGCGACGAGGTGACCCTCTCCGTGGGGACGCCGCCGCAGCTGTCCCGCCACGAGGGCTACGAGCGCGCGTTCCTGCAGATGGACCCCGCGACGGTCACCGCCTGA
- a CDS encoding MFS transporter, producing MERRRTVVASVIVSTFLVGLGGGVVFPILPNLGAVLGISPFLVGFILSANRFTRILANAPAGSLVDRVGTRTPFVVGLFVEGLATAGYVVALRAPLPEAWFLLARILWGIGSALVFATAYTIAADVSDGGDRGTNMGVVRGGITLGFPAGLVMGGVVSDAYSVFAAFAVAAGFALLASAVAYRTIPETHVDEERTAVKPWEIDTAVPTLTVGFVNFGLFFAYLGALFATLVLFVEAEGISVWGYGPQGMSGLLMAVTVLAAAVFTLAGGKLSDDLGARVPTLLGFLAVSFLGFLALSTAASLERLVVACVLIGTGQGGANGPLMALLADLTPNERTGRAMATNNVLGDLGGGLGPMVSLPVVEAIGFAPVYAACALIPLVAGGLLVGGVYSLTGTLNPRTATISND from the coding sequence ATGGAGCGCCGCCGGACGGTCGTCGCGTCGGTCATCGTCAGCACGTTCCTCGTCGGGCTCGGCGGCGGCGTCGTCTTCCCCATCCTGCCGAACCTCGGCGCCGTGCTCGGCATCTCGCCGTTCCTCGTCGGGTTCATCCTCAGCGCGAACCGCTTCACGCGCATCCTCGCCAACGCGCCCGCGGGCTCGCTCGTCGACCGCGTCGGCACCCGGACCCCCTTCGTCGTCGGCCTGTTCGTCGAGGGGCTGGCGACGGCCGGCTACGTCGTCGCGCTGCGCGCCCCCCTCCCGGAGGCGTGGTTCCTCCTCGCGCGGATCCTCTGGGGGATCGGCAGCGCGCTCGTGTTCGCAACCGCCTACACCATCGCCGCCGACGTGAGCGACGGCGGCGACCGCGGCACGAACATGGGCGTGGTCCGCGGCGGCATCACGCTGGGGTTCCCCGCCGGCCTGGTCATGGGCGGCGTCGTCAGCGACGCCTACTCCGTGTTCGCCGCCTTCGCCGTCGCCGCCGGTTTCGCGCTGCTGGCCAGCGCCGTCGCCTACCGCACCATCCCGGAGACCCACGTCGACGAGGAGCGCACCGCGGTCAAGCCCTGGGAGATCGACACCGCCGTCCCCACGCTGACCGTCGGGTTCGTCAACTTCGGCCTCTTTTTCGCCTACCTCGGCGCCCTCTTCGCCACGCTCGTCCTCTTCGTCGAGGCGGAGGGGATCAGCGTCTGGGGCTACGGACCCCAGGGCATGTCCGGCCTGCTGATGGCCGTGACCGTCCTCGCGGCGGCCGTGTTCACCCTCGCCGGCGGCAAACTCAGCGACGACCTCGGCGCGCGCGTCCCCACCCTGCTGGGCTTTCTCGCCGTCTCCTTCCTCGGCTTCCTCGCCCTCTCGACGGCCGCGTCGCTGGAGCGACTCGTCGTCGCCTGCGTCCTCATCGGGACCGGCCAGGGCGGTGCCAACGGCCCGCTGATGGCGCTGCTGGCCGACCTCACCCCGAACGAGCGCACCGGCCGCGCGATGGCCACCAACAACGTCCTCGGCGACCTGGGCGGCGGCCTCGGCCCGATGGTCTCCCTGCCCGTCGTCGAGGCGATCGGCTTCGCCCCCGTCTACGCCGCCTGCGCCCTGATCCCGCTCGTCGCCGGCGGCCTCCTCGTCGGCGGCGTTTACTCCCTGACCGGCACCCTCAACCCCCGGACCGCGACCATCTCCAACGACTAA
- a CDS encoding MBL fold metallo-hydrolase, translating to MFEQVSVPTPFQVGPVNAYLAGRTLVDPGPDSEEAWSHLTEALAERDLAPDDIEQLLITHPHPDHFGLAERFRDRGAAVVAHPDAASIVADFPGRLDAEQAFFRDFFERCGMAPSTADTVTELPGAFVHYAPSVPVDREVAAGDRVTVDGVELLVDDLAGHATGEISFAFDGSAGREALVGDNVLAEITPNPFLQPPPRPGADRPRVLPAYNDCLADLREEGYDRLHPGHRSRIDDPAGRIDAILAEHDDRTERVADLLDEPTTPVAVMHELFGDLPVTEQFPGMSEAVGHLDVLDAAGRATATERDGEIVYERTG from the coding sequence ATGTTCGAACAGGTGTCGGTGCCGACGCCGTTCCAGGTCGGCCCGGTCAACGCCTACCTCGCCGGGCGGACGCTGGTCGACCCCGGCCCCGACAGCGAGGAGGCATGGTCGCACCTCACCGAGGCGCTGGCCGAGCGCGACCTCGCGCCCGACGATATCGAGCAGTTGCTGATCACCCATCCCCACCCCGACCACTTCGGGCTCGCCGAGCGGTTCCGCGACCGCGGCGCGGCGGTCGTCGCCCACCCCGACGCGGCGTCGATCGTGGCGGATTTCCCCGGGCGACTCGACGCCGAGCAGGCCTTCTTCCGCGACTTCTTCGAACGCTGCGGGATGGCGCCCTCGACGGCCGACACGGTCACCGAGCTACCGGGCGCGTTCGTCCACTACGCGCCCAGCGTGCCGGTCGACCGCGAGGTCGCCGCGGGCGACCGCGTCACCGTCGACGGCGTCGAGCTGCTGGTCGACGACCTGGCGGGCCACGCCACCGGCGAGATCAGCTTCGCGTTCGACGGGTCGGCGGGGCGAGAGGCGCTCGTCGGCGACAACGTCCTCGCGGAGATCACGCCCAACCCGTTCCTCCAGCCGCCGCCCCGTCCGGGAGCCGACCGCCCGCGCGTCCTCCCGGCGTACAACGACTGTCTCGCCGACCTGCGCGAGGAGGGGTACGACCGCCTCCACCCCGGCCACCGGAGTCGGATCGACGACCCCGCCGGGCGCATCGACGCCATCCTCGCCGAGCACGACGACCGCACCGAGCGCGTCGCGGACCTGCTGGACGAACCCACGACGCCGGTCGCGGTCATGCACGAACTGTTCGGGGACCTGCCGGTCACCGAGCAGTTCCCCGGCATGAGCGAGGCGGTCGGCCACCTCGACGTGCTCGACGCCGCCGGCCGCGCGACCGCGACCGAGCGCGACGGCGAGATCGTCTACGAGCGAACCGGGTGA
- a CDS encoding HEAT repeat domain-containing protein, with protein MTDEQSAPLEGVDIGSGSLDDDERERVREALTSETNIRRNEAAQTLSRLSAEDPSAVRPFVDELLELLDDERATIAQQAGTALLAVAREHPEDLAGSVPAVFGLIEREFNSLELLGTQILVQVVLDQPGAVAPHLDRVAAVLDGRSPAYESADGIDMVDDEEARQTMLEHDKQEHQLLVQSQGRLANVVTAAAEGAPGAAADHVDAIVGLFDTPDVTVVGAAVDAVGEIAQADPEAAAEAYDGLIACLNRDHETVRARAVRALGHLGDDRAVGPLEDLARVEDDEELAELAAETAAFLDEQ; from the coding sequence ATGACCGACGAGCAGTCCGCGCCGCTGGAGGGGGTCGACATCGGATCGGGTTCGCTGGACGACGACGAGCGCGAGCGGGTCCGCGAGGCGCTGACCTCGGAGACGAACATCAGGCGAAACGAGGCCGCGCAAACGCTGTCGCGGCTCTCCGCGGAGGACCCGTCGGCGGTGCGCCCGTTCGTCGACGAGCTCCTGGAACTGCTGGACGACGAGCGGGCGACGATCGCACAGCAGGCCGGGACGGCGCTGCTGGCGGTCGCCCGCGAGCACCCCGAGGACCTCGCGGGCTCGGTGCCCGCGGTGTTCGGGCTCATCGAGCGGGAGTTCAACTCGCTGGAGCTGCTGGGGACGCAGATCCTCGTCCAGGTCGTGCTGGACCAGCCCGGGGCGGTGGCGCCGCACCTCGACCGCGTCGCGGCGGTCCTCGACGGCCGCTCGCCCGCCTACGAGAGCGCCGACGGCATCGACATGGTCGACGACGAGGAGGCGCGCCAGACGATGCTCGAACACGACAAGCAGGAACACCAGTTGCTGGTCCAGTCCCAGGGCCGGCTGGCGAACGTGGTCACCGCCGCCGCCGAGGGCGCGCCCGGGGCGGCCGCCGACCACGTCGACGCGATCGTCGGGCTGTTCGACACCCCCGACGTGACGGTCGTCGGCGCGGCCGTCGACGCCGTCGGCGAGATCGCCCAGGCCGACCCCGAGGCGGCCGCCGAGGCCTACGACGGCCTGATCGCCTGTCTCAACCGCGACCACGAGACCGTGCGGGCCCGCGCCGTCCGCGCGCTCGGCCACCTCGGCGACGACCGCGCGGTCGGCCCGCTCGAGGACCTCGCCCGCGTCGAGGACGACGAGGAACTCGCCGAACTCGCCGCGGAGACGGCCGCGTTCCTCGACGAGCAGTAA
- a CDS encoding DUF7553 family protein, whose protein sequence is MNRHFEDTLYYLKRAGQTARKGVREALSPAEERVRELVGREREPEPGRAESLRSKLEEVPTRARSEAEDAAAAAREAVDSFRRRGTGQ, encoded by the coding sequence ATGAACCGGCACTTCGAAGACACCCTGTACTACCTGAAGCGAGCGGGTCAGACGGCCCGGAAGGGCGTCCGAGAGGCCCTTTCGCCCGCGGAGGAGCGGGTCAGGGAACTGGTCGGCCGCGAGCGCGAGCCCGAACCGGGGCGGGCCGAGTCCCTCCGGTCGAAACTGGAGGAGGTCCCGACGCGAGCCCGGAGCGAGGCCGAGGACGCCGCCGCGGCGGCGCGCGAGGCGGTGGACTCGTTCCGGCGCCGCGGGACCGGGCAGTAA
- a CDS encoding pyridoxal-phosphate-dependent aminotransferase family protein — MTRPEVGELAVPDRTLMGPGPSDVHPRVLRAMSTPLVGHLDPAFVEIMDEVQELLRYTFRTDNEWTIPVSGTGSASMEAAIGNLVEPGDTVLVPTNGYFGGRMESMAERAGGEVVHVDAPWGEPLDPADVADAFAEHQPDVFGFVHAETSTGVRQPDVPELTSIAREHDAYVIADCVTSLGGVELRVDEWDIDVAYSGPQKCLSCPPGASPLTLNDRAMDKVLSREEPARSWYLDLSLLEGYWGDERAYHHTAPITNVYALREALRLVAEEGIEDRWARHRRVAAALKESLSAMGLALNSDEAHWLPSLNAMEVPAGVDDGAVCEYLLDRYDLEIATGLGDLEGEIFRIGCMGYSARPANVTLLVPALAEALEAQGADIDPDAGLSVLRDRLGEV, encoded by the coding sequence ATGACACGACCCGAGGTCGGCGAACTCGCGGTCCCGGACCGGACGCTGATGGGCCCCGGCCCGAGCGACGTACACCCCCGGGTGCTCCGGGCGATGAGCACGCCGCTGGTCGGGCACCTCGACCCCGCGTTCGTCGAGATCATGGACGAGGTCCAGGAGCTGCTGCGCTACACGTTCCGGACGGACAACGAGTGGACCATCCCCGTCTCCGGGACGGGCTCGGCCTCGATGGAGGCGGCCATCGGCAACCTCGTCGAACCCGGCGACACCGTGCTCGTGCCGACGAACGGCTACTTCGGCGGCCGCATGGAGTCGATGGCCGAGCGCGCCGGCGGCGAGGTCGTCCACGTCGACGCGCCGTGGGGCGAGCCGCTGGACCCCGCCGACGTGGCCGACGCCTTCGCCGAACACCAGCCCGACGTGTTCGGCTTCGTCCACGCCGAGACCTCGACGGGGGTCCGCCAGCCCGACGTGCCCGAGCTGACGAGCATCGCCCGCGAGCACGACGCCTACGTGATCGCCGACTGCGTCACCTCGCTGGGCGGGGTCGAGCTGCGCGTCGACGAGTGGGATATCGACGTGGCCTACTCCGGGCCTCAGAAGTGTCTCTCCTGTCCCCCGGGCGCGAGCCCGCTGACGCTGAACGACCGGGCGATGGACAAGGTGCTCTCCCGCGAGGAGCCCGCGCGGTCGTGGTACCTCGACCTCTCCTTGCTGGAGGGATACTGGGGCGACGAGCGGGCCTACCACCACACCGCGCCGATCACGAACGTCTACGCGCTCCGGGAAGCGCTGCGGCTCGTCGCCGAGGAGGGCATCGAAGACCGGTGGGCGCGCCACCGGCGGGTCGCGGCCGCGCTGAAGGAGTCGCTGTCGGCGATGGGGCTCGCGCTGAACTCCGACGAGGCCCACTGGCTGCCGAGTCTCAACGCGATGGAAGTGCCCGCCGGCGTCGACGACGGCGCGGTCTGCGAGTACCTGCTCGACCGCTACGACCTGGAGATCGCCACCGGTCTGGGCGACCTGGAGGGGGAGATCTTCCGGATCGGCTGCATGGGCTACTCGGCTCGACCGGCGAACGTGACGCTGCTCGTCCCGGCGCTGGCGGAGGCACTGGAGGCACAGGGCGCCGACATCGACCCCGACGCCGGCCTGTCGGTGCTCCGGGACCGGCTGGGGGAAGTATAG
- a CDS encoding DUF7838 family putative zinc beta-ribbon protein: MSEVITHECPNCGTETEFYQAASMQVHIGEKVKWHCWDCDYGFVRIDETVDTSKATA; encoded by the coding sequence ATGAGCGAGGTCATCACCCACGAGTGTCCGAACTGCGGGACCGAGACGGAGTTCTACCAGGCGGCCAGCATGCAGGTCCACATCGGCGAGAAGGTCAAGTGGCACTGCTGGGACTGCGACTACGGGTTCGTCCGCATCGACGAGACGGTCGACACGAGCAAGGCCACGGCGTAA